The Methanolacinia petrolearia DSM 11571 genome has a segment encoding these proteins:
- a CDS encoding DHH family phosphoesterase: MENSDNMVYRLGSGCELSDIVTGNVYEVKVQGFAKFGTFVYLNSHIKGLIHISNVKTEHNEGDKLLVLVRNIRDNGNIDLEEVTIRNYEVSNVACKRPQTRLGDLRSRVGNNVSLDVEIAQIKQTSGPTIFTLIDETGKENAAAFIEAGKRAYPEVELGDIVHVSGEVMMRNDQLQLEVSHMEVLSEEDKNLVLKRIEKALDDRAYPEDLPFMIESEVLEMLKPAMKDVAFHIRKAIFTNQPVILRHHADADGIVAAVSVERAITSLIRDEGGDPDLESHLFKRAPSKAPFYEIEDVTRDLDYALKDNIKYGQKLPLILMMDNGSTEEDEPSYRMAKVYDLTILVVDHHHPDESTDAFLTAHVNPYHVGGDFGVTAGMLGAELARMIYPPVEESIRHFPAVAAVGDRSEAPERAKYLQLVEDTYSEDDCKDIALALDYEQFWLRFNDGREIVKDILNLNDNTGRHKRLVSLLVAEANLAIKEQIETSMPHVERSVLENDARLFTIDVEIYAHRFTFPPPGKTSGEIHDILCKENEGSPVVTLGVGPDFAVIRSRGVLMNIPRMVRELREEIIGGGVNGGGHLVVGSIKFVEGMRDTVIAGLIEKIGKFPIE, from the coding sequence ATGGAAAACAGCGATAACATGGTCTATCGTCTCGGTTCGGGATGCGAACTGAGCGATATCGTAACCGGAAACGTATATGAAGTGAAGGTGCAGGGATTTGCAAAATTCGGAACTTTCGTTTACTTAAACAGCCATATCAAAGGCCTGATTCATATAAGCAACGTAAAAACCGAGCATAATGAAGGCGACAAACTTCTTGTCCTCGTGAGGAATATCCGGGACAACGGGAATATCGATCTCGAAGAGGTAACGATCCGGAATTACGAGGTAAGCAATGTCGCCTGCAAAAGGCCCCAGACAAGGCTCGGCGATCTCAGGAGCAGGGTCGGCAACAATGTCAGCCTCGACGTGGAGATCGCCCAGATCAAGCAGACGAGCGGGCCTACTATCTTCACGCTTATAGACGAGACCGGAAAGGAGAATGCGGCGGCTTTCATAGAGGCAGGCAAGAGAGCGTATCCCGAGGTCGAACTCGGTGACATAGTGCATGTCAGCGGAGAGGTCATGATGAGAAACGACCAGCTCCAGCTTGAAGTCAGCCATATGGAGGTTCTTTCAGAAGAGGATAAGAATCTGGTCCTGAAGCGTATCGAGAAGGCTCTCGACGACAGGGCATACCCCGAGGACCTTCCGTTCATGATAGAGAGCGAGGTCCTTGAAATGCTGAAGCCCGCGATGAAGGATGTGGCGTTTCACATACGAAAGGCGATCTTTACGAACCAGCCTGTCATTCTCCGCCACCACGCAGATGCCGACGGTATCGTAGCCGCAGTATCTGTTGAGAGGGCGATAACTTCTCTTATCCGTGACGAAGGCGGCGACCCGGACCTTGAGAGCCACCTGTTCAAGCGTGCTCCGTCAAAGGCGCCGTTCTACGAGATCGAGGATGTTACAAGGGACCTCGATTACGCACTGAAGGACAATATCAAATACGGGCAGAAACTGCCGTTGATCCTGATGATGGACAACGGTTCGACCGAAGAGGACGAACCTTCATACAGGATGGCAAAGGTGTACGACCTGACTATACTTGTCGTGGATCACCACCACCCGGACGAGTCGACCGATGCATTCCTGACCGCCCATGTCAATCCTTACCACGTCGGAGGAGATTTCGGGGTTACCGCCGGAATGCTCGGGGCTGAACTTGCAAGGATGATCTATCCTCCGGTCGAAGAGTCCATACGCCATTTCCCTGCGGTTGCTGCCGTAGGTGACAGAAGCGAGGCCCCGGAGAGAGCGAAATACCTTCAGCTTGTCGAGGATACCTATTCCGAAGACGACTGCAAGGATATCGCGCTTGCCCTGGATTACGAACAGTTCTGGCTGAGGTTCAATGACGGAAGAGAGATCGTAAAGGATATCCTGAACCTGAACGACAACACCGGGAGACACAAGAGGCTTGTATCCCTTCTGGTTGCAGAGGCGAATCTCGCCATCAAGGAGCAGATCGAGACCTCGATGCCGCACGTGGAGAGGTCCGTTCTTGAGAACGATGCCCGCCTTTTCACGATCGATGTCGAGATCTATGCGCACAGGTTTACGTTCCCTCCGCCCGGCAAGACCTCAGGCGAGATACACGATATTCTCTGTAAGGAAAACGAAGGCAGCCCTGTGGTAACACTCGGTGTCGGGCCGGATTTTGCAGTAATCCGTTCAAGAGGCGTCCTTATGAACATACCCCGGATGGTCAGGGAGCTTCGTGAAGAGATCATCGGAGGCGGTGTAAACGGTGGGGGTCACCTCGTAGTCGGCTCTATAAAATTCGTTGAAGGAATGAGAGATACCGTTATAGCGGGCCTGATTGAAAAAATAGGGAAATTCCCAATTGAATGA
- a CDS encoding magnesium transporter translates to MMLFPAVIGHQGRLFLVGLTALLLSSFAACAAGIYLGSASDLIALIPGLMVLVPPSINMRGSISGAMASRLSSSMHLGEFEIDFHRDSVLGANTSASFLATVLLSFVLGFFAWAISGLLGIKGMGVADFILISVLSGILSGILVILIALVTAAVSYKKGIDLDMIASPTVTTAGDIITIPILVMTAVLVIGIDPQIRFLVLTAVIAVTVAAFIFYLCKLRGSSYVILKEIVPLLIPLSFLGVLAGIAYVTDIGTLITYAVFLVLIPPFMGGCGSIGGILCSRLATGMHMGELSPSVIPTREVFGHFGQSYLYSFILIPVLVLTVYYASMMLGLDSPPLSLLMVICITTGLLVITLVNFIGYFAASMSFRYGLDPDNFGIPVITSFIDLTGAALLVTVINLLL, encoded by the coding sequence ATGATGTTGTTTCCGGCAGTAATTGGTCATCAGGGAAGACTGTTCCTTGTCGGTCTGACCGCACTCCTGTTGAGCTCATTTGCGGCATGTGCGGCCGGAATATACTTAGGTTCCGCAAGTGACCTGATTGCATTAATTCCGGGCTTAATGGTCCTGGTCCCGCCCTCGATAAATATGCGGGGAAGCATCTCCGGGGCGATGGCATCCAGGCTTTCATCCTCTATGCATCTCGGCGAATTCGAGATCGATTTTCACAGGGACAGCGTCCTCGGGGCGAATACGAGCGCTTCCTTCCTTGCAACAGTTCTACTGTCGTTTGTCCTGGGCTTCTTTGCATGGGCGATATCCGGCCTGCTTGGAATTAAGGGAATGGGAGTTGCGGACTTTATACTGATCTCTGTTTTGTCCGGGATCCTGTCGGGGATTCTTGTAATATTGATCGCACTGGTTACCGCAGCTGTATCTTATAAAAAAGGAATTGACCTCGATATGATCGCATCCCCGACGGTAACGACCGCTGGAGATATCATTACGATCCCGATCCTCGTGATGACGGCGGTTTTGGTAATCGGGATCGATCCGCAGATCCGTTTCCTGGTATTGACGGCTGTTATTGCAGTTACGGTTGCAGCATTCATATTTTATCTCTGCAAACTGCGTGGCTCCTCGTACGTGATACTGAAAGAGATCGTCCCTCTCTTGATCCCCCTGTCCTTCCTCGGGGTCCTGGCAGGAATCGCGTATGTAACCGATATCGGGACACTGATAACCTATGCGGTCTTTTTGGTGCTGATCCCGCCTTTCATGGGGGGATGCGGTTCGATCGGGGGCATTCTCTGCTCCAGGCTTGCGACAGGAATGCATATGGGAGAGCTTTCACCGTCAGTGATTCCCACCCGCGAGGTCTTCGGGCATTTCGGGCAGAGTTACCTGTACTCGTTTATCCTCATACCCGTACTGGTGCTGACGGTGTACTATGCATCGATGATGCTCGGTCTCGATTCGCCCCCGCTTTCGCTGCTGATGGTAATATGCATAACGACCGGGCTGCTTGTCATTACCCTCGTGAACTTTATCGGTTATTTTGCGGCGAGCATGTCCTTCAGGTACGGTCTCGATCCCGATAATTTCGGCATACCCGTGATCACAAGTTTCATCGACCTCACGGGAGCCGCACTGCTTGTAACCGTCATTAATTTACTCTTGTAG
- a CDS encoding anaerobic ribonucleoside-triphosphate reductase activating protein encodes MKINFGGFVPLSTVDWRGRAVCTVFFRGCPVRCYYCHNREIQTGEELREIDEIEDMIRQSRLAISGVIFSGGEATMQKEGLMELARRCRKMNLAVGVQTNGVFPDTLKEMIDEGLLDLVHLDIKTRWEHYPRMLKVGDETVSNIKRSLEICKKAYADGTLPEFQVVVTLFPGREEDVDVIAREANGAELVLQQGVWGSIPPLKFEDLKKIADKIKREVRIRTREDGEVIYDRNRITIAGSMVLTDINQARRK; translated from the coding sequence TTGAAGATAAATTTTGGCGGTTTTGTTCCATTGAGTACGGTCGACTGGCGTGGAAGAGCCGTATGCACCGTTTTTTTCAGGGGCTGCCCGGTAAGATGCTACTACTGCCATAACCGTGAGATCCAGACGGGCGAAGAACTCCGCGAAATAGATGAAATAGAGGATATGATCAGGCAGTCGCGTCTTGCCATATCGGGAGTGATCTTCTCCGGCGGAGAGGCGACGATGCAGAAAGAGGGGCTGATGGAGCTCGCCCGGAGATGCAGGAAGATGAACCTCGCGGTGGGCGTCCAGACGAACGGCGTCTTTCCCGACACTCTCAAAGAGATGATAGACGAGGGACTCCTCGATCTCGTTCACCTCGATATAAAGACGAGGTGGGAGCATTACCCGAGGATGCTGAAGGTGGGCGACGAGACCGTTTCGAATATAAAGAGATCTCTTGAGATCTGCAAAAAGGCGTATGCGGACGGAACACTGCCCGAGTTCCAGGTCGTCGTTACATTATTCCCCGGAAGAGAGGAGGACGTCGATGTCATAGCCCGCGAGGCGAACGGCGCCGAGCTCGTTCTCCAGCAGGGAGTATGGGGATCGATACCCCCGCTGAAGTTCGAGGACCTGAAGAAGATTGCAGATAAGATAAAGAGAGAAGTCCGTATAAGAACACGTGAGGACGGCGAAGTGATCTACGACCGGAACCGGATAACCATCGCCGGTTCGATGGTCCTTACCGATATAAACCAGGCACGGAGAAAATAG
- a CDS encoding CheR family methyltransferase: protein MEDNDFLLLKRSIERLLAIQCGSYKEDYIKRRVLSRMRIRGKENYKDYNTVLVAEKDEQEALRNALTINVTKFWRDKEVFDLIKSDIIPDIIRRKGKARIWSAGCSTGEEPYTLALIAYDLTRLKPDSQVTIYATDIDREVLKKAKEGIYDSKSLENLSEGQIRRHFTQIEDGKFQVKQHLKDMVRFSWHDLMSGKPAANYLDIVTCRNVTIYFTEQQKNDLAKMFHPALVMDGYYIMGKTEFMARELESLYKPYNALQKIYKKA, encoded by the coding sequence ATGGAGGATAACGATTTTCTTTTGCTCAAGAGAAGTATTGAAAGGCTTCTCGCAATACAGTGCGGATCATACAAGGAAGATTACATAAAACGCCGTGTGCTGTCCCGGATGAGGATTCGGGGAAAAGAGAACTATAAAGATTACAACACCGTCCTTGTCGCGGAAAAAGACGAGCAGGAGGCGCTCAGAAACGCACTTACAATAAATGTCACGAAATTCTGGAGAGACAAAGAGGTCTTCGACCTGATAAAGAGCGACATTATTCCCGATATAATAAGAAGAAAGGGAAAAGCGAGGATATGGAGTGCAGGATGTTCGACGGGAGAAGAGCCTTACACTCTCGCCCTGATCGCATACGATCTCACACGCCTCAAACCCGACTCGCAGGTTACGATATATGCAACCGACATCGACAGGGAAGTCCTGAAAAAGGCCAAAGAAGGGATATACGACTCCAAATCTCTCGAAAACCTCTCGGAAGGCCAGATAAGGAGGCACTTCACCCAGATTGAAGACGGAAAATTCCAGGTCAAGCAGCACCTGAAGGACATGGTGCGGTTCTCATGGCACGACCTCATGAGCGGAAAACCTGCGGCGAATTACCTGGATATCGTTACATGCCGCAATGTGACAATTTACTTTACGGAGCAGCAGAAGAACGATCTCGCAAAGATGTTCCACCCGGCGCTTGTAATGGACGGCTATTACATCATGGGAAAAACAGAATTCATGGCAAGAGAGCTTGAAAGCCTCTATAAGCCGTACAATGCGCTTCAAAAAATATACAAGAAAGCATAA
- a CDS encoding methyl-accepting chemotaxis protein — protein MEKEYNNSKRPGRKALFVGATARPASAPEIKSEDPGKEFTALVLETIDKFCSGEKEARIQAENIPGEYTPAADSINGLLDTLASAAPGTGEENSGELESLLKDLEEKLGSSEEELETAREEVSRLNDIIKQKEDEIPETPEADLKELEDRYNSEIEELKQKILLKEEESLKRAEEIRAELEEKLQDAESGLKRAEEEKEQLSGRYEDRLKQQTQKASGLEETNGRLLKEIEKLKSESGKIDELNKKISQKEEEKRALHARITQAEEDKKKLVRQSGEKIEQYTNRIAILEDENKKLSEKLNELSLKEKTEKEEIRAKIAEVEVLKQRSETIVQQNPMPILLMNAGFDILVANSAYEEMSGISLHKITKMNARDFKILKQEGEGLGYAVKNKTRAKGEIEIEMPSGIHILEQYSIPILNNNKELKNILAVYNDITEIRRKDAEIEEIRQKEKEEAKILSESADIITEKMIGMTSGDLTVKAEIFKGDPLAVLKTNFNKSVEEFSNLISDINEKANILEGTSEELSTNSDDIARANENLALVSEESAEFLKDLMDRFEKINLSISDLSASIEEISSTSQEVTKQANQAAVEGKNAAEIGREASEKMENVGKISQQSVTEINLLNQEMYKINEIIKLIRGIAEQTNMLALNAAIEAARAGEHGRGFAVVAGEVKNLAGESKEATQKIEQLISGIQQNSDKTVESMRHADEEIQAGITSVNQAVEALNNIARDIEVASRGITEISHATETQANDINAFMRNIEEANALASGNLEKLEGMAAMAEEISATTEEVGSISHEMHDLSSDLQNTMKKFRMD, from the coding sequence ATGGAAAAAGAATATAATAATTCCAAAAGACCGGGAAGAAAGGCACTCTTTGTCGGTGCTACAGCCAGACCTGCCTCCGCACCTGAGATTAAGAGCGAAGATCCGGGTAAGGAATTTACCGCCCTGGTCCTTGAGACGATAGACAAATTTTGTTCGGGAGAAAAAGAGGCCAGGATTCAGGCTGAGAATATCCCCGGAGAATATACCCCTGCGGCAGATTCAATAAACGGTTTGCTCGACACCCTCGCATCCGCCGCCCCGGGAACAGGAGAAGAAAATTCCGGCGAACTCGAATCGCTGTTAAAAGATCTCGAGGAAAAACTCGGCTCTTCAGAAGAGGAACTGGAAACCGCAAGAGAAGAAGTCTCCAGGCTGAACGATATAATAAAGCAAAAAGAAGACGAGATACCGGAGACCCCCGAAGCGGACCTGAAGGAACTTGAAGACAGGTATAATTCCGAGATTGAAGAATTAAAACAAAAGATCCTCCTAAAAGAAGAAGAGAGCCTGAAAAGAGCTGAAGAGATCCGGGCTGAACTCGAAGAGAAACTGCAGGATGCCGAATCCGGATTAAAAAGGGCGGAGGAAGAGAAAGAACAGCTTTCCGGTCGATACGAAGACAGGTTAAAACAGCAGACTCAGAAGGCTTCCGGACTTGAAGAGACCAACGGAAGGCTCTTAAAAGAGATAGAGAAATTAAAATCGGAATCCGGAAAGATCGACGAATTAAACAAAAAGATCTCTCAGAAAGAGGAAGAGAAACGTGCCCTCCATGCCAGAATAACGCAGGCGGAAGAAGACAAAAAGAAACTTGTCAGGCAGAGCGGAGAGAAGATCGAACAATACACGAACCGGATCGCCATTCTAGAAGACGAGAATAAAAAACTCTCTGAGAAACTCAACGAACTCTCCCTGAAAGAAAAAACAGAAAAGGAAGAGATAAGAGCAAAAATCGCCGAAGTCGAAGTTTTGAAACAGAGATCAGAGACGATCGTCCAGCAAAACCCGATGCCTATCCTCCTGATGAACGCGGGATTCGATATACTCGTTGCAAACTCGGCATATGAAGAGATGAGCGGAATATCCCTGCATAAAATCACGAAGATGAATGCGAGAGATTTCAAGATATTAAAGCAGGAAGGCGAAGGTCTCGGGTATGCAGTCAAGAACAAGACCCGTGCCAAAGGCGAGATAGAGATTGAGATGCCGTCCGGGATCCATATTCTCGAACAGTACTCAATTCCCATATTAAACAATAATAAAGAGCTCAAAAATATCCTGGCGGTCTACAACGATATTACCGAAATAAGAAGAAAGGATGCAGAAATAGAGGAGATCAGGCAAAAAGAGAAAGAGGAGGCAAAAATACTCTCGGAAAGCGCCGATATTATCACCGAAAAGATGATCGGTATGACATCAGGCGACCTGACGGTAAAAGCAGAGATATTTAAAGGAGATCCCCTCGCAGTCCTGAAGACCAACTTCAATAAATCGGTCGAAGAATTCAGTAATCTGATCTCCGACATAAATGAAAAGGCAAATATCCTTGAAGGAACATCCGAAGAGCTCAGCACGAACAGCGACGATATAGCGAGGGCAAATGAAAACCTTGCCCTGGTTTCAGAAGAATCCGCCGAGTTCCTCAAAGACCTGATGGACAGGTTCGAAAAGATCAACCTCAGCATCTCCGACCTCTCGGCTTCTATAGAGGAGATCTCGAGCACATCCCAGGAGGTTACAAAACAGGCGAACCAGGCGGCGGTCGAAGGAAAAAATGCAGCTGAAATAGGCAGGGAAGCCTCGGAAAAGATGGAAAATGTCGGAAAGATCTCACAGCAGAGCGTAACCGAGATCAATCTCCTCAACCAGGAGATGTACAAGATCAACGAGATCATAAAGCTCATCCGGGGCATTGCCGAACAGACGAACATGCTGGCTTTAAATGCAGCTATCGAAGCCGCGAGGGCAGGAGAACACGGACGCGGATTTGCTGTTGTTGCAGGAGAAGTCAAGAATCTTGCCGGCGAATCAAAGGAAGCGACGCAGAAGATCGAACAGCTTATATCCGGAATTCAGCAGAACAGCGACAAGACTGTAGAATCCATGAGACATGCCGACGAAGAGATCCAGGCCGGCATTACAAGTGTAAACCAGGCTGTAGAAGCGCTCAACAACATAGCACGGGACATTGAAGTGGCTTCAAGAGGCATCACGGAGATCTCGCACGCGACCGAAACGCAGGCAAACGATATCAATGCATTCATGAGAAACATCGAGGAGGCCAATGCCCTCGCCAGCGGCAACCTTGAAAAGCTAGAAGGAATGGCCGCTATGGCAGAGGAGATCAGCGCAACAACCGAGGAAGTGGGAAGCATATCCCACGAAATGCACGATCTTTCCTCGGACCTGCAGAACACGATGAAAAAGTTCAGGATGGATTAA
- a CDS encoding sugar phosphate isomerase/epimerase family protein yields the protein MSHDIYFSSSAKVWSAIEWVYGIEETGYDGWEISAEGNYRLDNKESFDSIVATLETTGLKATVHAPFSDLNLASLNYPIYKESIRQLCECIRHASELTDFVTVHPGYMSPEARLVPDKVWSLHKEALGEIGKFAEDYGVRVGLENMPAIPGFLCMCPDELFGMIDGIENVFATVDIGHANTTKELRSFLGRIGEASHLHLHDNNGVHDDHAPLGRGNIDWDMVFSKLNGNYRGIYVVEGRSIDEAAVSLKFIRGYDL from the coding sequence ATGTCTCATGATATATACTTCTCATCCTCGGCAAAGGTCTGGTCTGCGATTGAATGGGTCTACGGGATAGAGGAGACAGGCTACGACGGATGGGAGATCTCTGCCGAAGGAAACTACAGGCTCGACAACAAGGAATCATTCGATTCGATCGTCGCGACTCTTGAGACTACGGGACTGAAGGCGACCGTTCATGCTCCGTTCTCCGACTTAAACCTCGCATCCCTGAACTATCCTATATACAAGGAATCGATAAGGCAGCTCTGCGAATGCATACGCCATGCCTCCGAATTAACCGACTTCGTGACAGTTCATCCGGGTTATATGTCCCCGGAGGCAAGGCTGGTCCCGGACAAGGTATGGTCGCTGCATAAGGAAGCCCTGGGAGAGATCGGAAAGTTCGCTGAGGATTACGGCGTGAGGGTAGGGCTTGAGAACATGCCTGCAATTCCCGGTTTTCTCTGCATGTGTCCCGACGAACTCTTCGGGATGATCGACGGGATCGAAAATGTGTTTGCGACCGTGGACATCGGGCATGCGAATACTACGAAGGAACTCCGGTCTTTCCTGGGACGAATAGGTGAGGCGTCTCATCTTCATCTCCATGACAACAACGGGGTGCACGACGATCACGCACCTCTCGGCAGGGGCAATATCGACTGGGACATGGTCTTTTCAAAACTCAACGGGAACTACCGGGGAATTTATGTCGTCGAAGGAAGAAGCATAGATGAAGCCGCCGTCAGCCTGAAATTTATCAGGGGGTATGATCTATAG
- a CDS encoding AAA family ATPase, protein MLVIGVVGYPGSGKGEFSAIAREMGIPIVVMGDVIRRELENAGLKQTDKNMGEMSKCLRQGMGMDALAQLSIPLIEEQKSKVVLVDGIRGDAEVDTFAEKFKDFRLIAVEASFETRLGRLMERGRSDDILDADGLSARDDRENGWGLDNAMDMADCVITNEGTMEEFGEKARDLIKKLEMRKDVS, encoded by the coding sequence ATGCTTGTTATTGGCGTAGTAGGATATCCCGGCAGCGGGAAAGGCGAATTTTCGGCAATCGCCAGGGAGATGGGAATCCCGATAGTCGTTATGGGGGATGTCATCAGGAGAGAGCTTGAAAATGCCGGCCTGAAGCAGACGGATAAGAATATGGGCGAGATGTCGAAATGCCTGAGGCAGGGCATGGGGATGGACGCACTCGCCCAACTGAGCATTCCCCTGATCGAAGAGCAGAAGTCGAAGGTCGTCCTGGTTGACGGCATAAGGGGCGATGCGGAGGTCGATACTTTTGCGGAGAAGTTTAAGGACTTCAGGCTCATAGCGGTCGAGGCGTCATTTGAGACCCGGCTCGGAAGGCTGATGGAGAGGGGACGGTCCGACGATATATTGGATGCGGACGGTCTCTCGGCCCGTGACGATCGCGAGAACGGCTGGGGTCTTGACAACGCCATGGATATGGCCGATTGCGTCATCACAAACGAGGGAACGATGGAAGAGTTCGGGGAAAAGGCAAGGGACCTGATAAAAAAACTGGAGATGCGAAAAGATGTCTCATGA
- a CDS encoding potassium channel family protein, protein MTELEYQPVSFKDVLIEMKDIAELMVDLAYSAILFENKEIAREVVSLEESMNQLVYQARIQSILGARRVEEAESMSGMLQVAEAAEKISNSASEIAKIILKDVKFPSRLKQALPEAEEVTFRVKVRDNSSIDGKTLGEQKLQSTTGMRVIAIRRGVSWMYDPDRETRILDGDILIAKGLEVGIKPFYEITGNDPRSGEEEAAGAVVSDLDRAVSLIIEMKDLSELAVGLAYTSLMFNNREVADEVVSLDSRMDDMRYKLDLWILEAAKRISNVEYLRGMLYMSSFAEGISNAASLIVDVILRDIEIPPVFKKIVRESDEIISKVSIDESSSLAGKTLKEASLGTITGMVVLAIESGDRWKYRPGKNTVLNAGDVIIAKGRRDGECRLYTLSKAGHNNGSENLTGCE, encoded by the coding sequence ATGACTGAACTTGAATATCAGCCTGTAAGTTTTAAAGATGTTCTTATTGAGATGAAGGATATTGCGGAGCTTATGGTTGATCTTGCATATTCTGCAATTCTTTTTGAAAATAAAGAGATTGCCAGAGAGGTAGTCAGCCTCGAAGAGAGTATGAACCAGCTTGTGTACCAGGCGAGAATCCAGAGCATTCTCGGTGCAAGGAGAGTCGAAGAGGCGGAATCGATGAGCGGGATGCTCCAGGTCGCAGAAGCGGCCGAGAAGATCTCCAACTCCGCCTCCGAGATCGCCAAGATTATTTTAAAGGATGTAAAGTTCCCTTCGAGGCTGAAGCAGGCGCTCCCCGAAGCCGAGGAGGTTACTTTCCGGGTAAAGGTCAGGGACAACAGTTCCATCGACGGCAAGACCCTCGGCGAACAGAAACTCCAGAGTACGACCGGCATGAGGGTGATTGCCATAAGGAGAGGTGTCTCGTGGATGTACGATCCCGACAGGGAGACAAGAATCCTCGACGGCGATATCCTCATTGCAAAGGGACTCGAAGTCGGTATAAAGCCTTTTTACGAGATCACCGGCAACGACCCGAGATCCGGCGAAGAAGAGGCCGCCGGGGCGGTAGTATCCGATCTCGACAGGGCGGTCTCCCTCATAATCGAGATGAAAGACCTCAGCGAACTTGCCGTCGGCCTTGCATATACCTCGCTTATGTTCAACAACCGCGAGGTGGCAGACGAGGTCGTATCCCTCGATTCAAGAATGGACGATATGAGGTACAAGCTCGATCTCTGGATCCTCGAAGCCGCAAAAAGAATTTCAAACGTGGAATATCTCAGGGGAATGCTTTACATGTCCTCTTTTGCAGAGGGGATAAGCAATGCGGCCTCTCTTATAGTCGATGTTATTCTCAGGGATATAGAGATACCCCCGGTCTTCAAAAAGATCGTCAGGGAGTCCGATGAAATAATTTCAAAGGTAAGTATCGACGAGTCTTCGTCTCTTGCAGGAAAGACGCTTAAGGAAGCCTCCCTGGGTACGATAACGGGAATGGTCGTACTTGCGATAGAGAGCGGAGACAGGTGGAAATACAGGCCCGGCAAGAACACGGTTCTTAACGCCGGGGATGTGATCATAGCGAAGGGCAGAAGAGACGGCGAGTGCAGACTTTATACGCTCTCGAAAGCCGGTCATAACAATGGATCTGAAAATTTAACCGGATGTGAATAA
- a CDS encoding DUF7123 family protein translates to MLEKYSGTQHKILYYLKSGLEKGKHYFKSKYIAKDLGLSPKEVGTNLAILAEICDELEISRWSYSNSTTWRVTARTA, encoded by the coding sequence ATGCTTGAAAAATATTCGGGCACTCAGCATAAAATCCTCTATTATCTGAAATCGGGTTTGGAAAAAGGCAAACATTACTTCAAATCGAAATATATCGCCAAAGATTTGGGTTTGTCTCCCAAAGAAGTGGGTACCAATCTTGCAATCCTTGCTGAGATCTGCGACGAACTTGAGATTTCGCGGTGGAGCTATTCGAACAGCACCACATGGCGGGTTACTGCCAGAACAGCCTGA
- the rnz gene encoding ribonuclease Z, with translation MQVYFLGTSGALPTPNKNPACIMIRRGSDTLLFDCGEGAQQQMMRAKTGFTVDAVFITHWHADHYLGLPGLVQTMSFMGRKEPLYVYGPRWVSEFVRSVISISRNNLGFEMIPVELNHGSFVPFSGYTIRAFSTDHGMPSLGYILCEDERPGRFDREKAISLGISPGPLFGRLQRGSPVEVEKDGRTITILPSDVMGEPRPGRKVVYTGDTRPKSGEWMDWARDCDLLIHDATFDDSEQERAMEVCHSTAGDAGRIASEISAKSLALVHISSRYVHMASHIEDAGKYYEGNIFAPDDLTMTELPFRDE, from the coding sequence TTGCAGGTGTATTTCCTCGGGACATCGGGTGCACTGCCCACGCCCAACAAAAATCCCGCCTGTATTATGATCAGGAGAGGATCGGATACGCTCCTCTTCGACTGCGGGGAAGGAGCCCAGCAGCAGATGATGAGAGCGAAGACCGGGTTCACCGTCGACGCGGTATTCATCACCCACTGGCATGCGGATCATTATCTCGGCCTTCCGGGTCTTGTCCAGACGATGTCGTTTATGGGCAGGAAGGAGCCCCTGTATGTCTACGGCCCGAGATGGGTCTCCGAGTTCGTCAGGTCCGTAATATCGATATCGAGGAACAATCTCGGTTTCGAGATGATCCCCGTCGAACTTAACCATGGCTCGTTCGTCCCGTTCAGCGGCTATACGATACGTGCGTTCTCCACAGATCACGGCATGCCGTCGCTCGGGTACATCCTGTGCGAGGACGAACGGCCGGGAAGGTTCGACCGGGAGAAGGCGATATCGCTGGGGATCAGTCCGGGGCCTCTCTTCGGGAGACTCCAGAGGGGAAGTCCTGTCGAGGTGGAGAAGGACGGCCGGACGATCACGATCCTGCCCTCCGATGTCATGGGCGAGCCGCGTCCCGGGCGAAAGGTCGTCTATACCGGCGATACGCGTCCGAAATCCGGAGAATGGATGGACTGGGCACGCGACTGCGATCTCCTGATCCATGACGCGACCTTCGACGACTCGGAACAGGAGCGGGCTATGGAGGTATGTCATTCGACTGCGGGTGATGCCGGCAGGATTGCATCTGAAATATCGGCAAAAAGCCTCGCGTTGGTGCATATAAGTTCGCGATACGTCCACATGGCAAGCCATATAGAGGATGCCGGAAAATACTATGAGGGAAATATTTTTGCTCCTGACGATCTTACGATGACGGAGCTGCCGTTTCGGGATGAGTGA